In Paenibacillus sp. 1781tsa1, one DNA window encodes the following:
- a CDS encoding carbohydrate ABC transporter permease produces the protein MSERTSNRIFDIVNISFITLFVIFCLAPFLHTIAISFSSNRAITSGEVTIFPKEFNWDAYIQVFSDQSMIYSLGYTTVLTIATTVLCMMFTLAAAYPLTKKKLKGRKLFMYVIIITMFFSGGIIPEYLLIRDLNLLNSVWALILPGLVSPFNLIILISFFRGIPESLEESAEIDGSSHVHTLFKIILPLSMPVLATLALFYAVGRWNGFQDSLMYINDPKLYPLQLKLFQMVQNNMVSELTQMEGANRTPLTPESLKAATVIFATVPILLVYPWLQKYFVSGAMLGAVKG, from the coding sequence ATGAGTGAACGCACCTCAAACCGGATTTTTGATATCGTTAATATCTCCTTTATCACCTTGTTTGTTATATTCTGTCTGGCTCCATTTCTGCACACGATTGCGATATCATTCAGCTCTAACCGTGCGATTACGTCAGGTGAAGTAACCATATTCCCTAAAGAATTCAATTGGGATGCGTATATTCAGGTGTTCTCTGATCAGTCGATGATCTATTCACTGGGATACACGACGGTTCTGACAATTGCTACTACTGTCTTGTGCATGATGTTCACACTGGCAGCTGCATACCCGTTAACCAAGAAAAAATTGAAAGGGCGCAAGCTCTTCATGTATGTCATCATCATTACGATGTTCTTCAGTGGCGGGATCATCCCTGAGTACTTGCTCATTCGTGACCTGAACTTGCTTAATTCAGTGTGGGCACTGATTCTGCCTGGACTGGTCAGTCCGTTTAACCTGATTATCCTGATCTCATTCTTCAGAGGTATTCCTGAAAGTCTGGAAGAATCAGCAGAAATTGACGGCAGCTCACATGTACACACGTTATTTAAAATCATACTGCCATTATCCATGCCAGTACTGGCTACATTAGCTCTTTTCTATGCGGTTGGACGCTGGAATGGGTTCCAGGATTCCCTGATGTATATTAACGATCCGAAGTTGTACCCGCTTCAACTGAAGTTATTCCAAATGGTACAGAACAATATGGTCAGCGAGCTTACTCAGATGGAGGGTGCTAACCGTACGCCATTGACTCCCGAGAGTCTCAAGGCCGCGACCGTTATTTTCGCAACCGTTCCGATTCTGCTCGTCTATCCGTGGCTGCAAAAGTATTTTGTCAGCGGTGCGATGCTTGGCGCGGTAAAAGGTTGA
- a CDS encoding sugar phosphate isomerase/epimerase, whose translation MQHIDKGIYSFSTCWNIRKHDVGEDMIREIADLGFRRVELNYNVTKEMLTTIEPMIERGEIGISSVHNTFPHDPDPDYGTDSILLGFEDEVKRKRAIELLVESAEYAQRYGGEAVVVHPGEVPFPEDISKDLGKIYNEEGPDSPKYRSKWAELMERRQALSSGYVEKIIASLDEVCNRAAAKGLDVRFGIETRSRPQQIPTLAEAKTIITALKGAPVGIWYDTGHAIMMDRMGLYDSVGEMQGLMDDIVGVHIHETLGLSDHWCPYVHSKDMNFYDAYLPMIRRAQVKVYELKSACKAEEIHESHDLLMKKLGVTE comes from the coding sequence ATGCAGCACATAGATAAGGGGATATATTCGTTCTCCACATGCTGGAATATCCGAAAACATGATGTCGGGGAAGATATGATTCGGGAGATTGCAGATCTCGGCTTTCGCCGGGTGGAGCTCAATTATAATGTGACGAAGGAGATGCTCACGACGATTGAGCCCATGATTGAGCGTGGAGAGATCGGAATTTCTAGTGTCCACAATACCTTTCCACATGACCCTGATCCCGATTATGGTACAGATTCCATTTTGCTCGGCTTCGAAGATGAAGTGAAACGTAAGCGGGCGATCGAATTGCTGGTAGAGTCGGCTGAATATGCGCAGCGTTATGGGGGAGAAGCTGTTGTTGTGCACCCCGGAGAGGTACCTTTCCCAGAGGATATCAGCAAAGATCTTGGAAAGATCTATAACGAGGAAGGCCCGGATTCACCGAAGTATCGCAGCAAATGGGCGGAATTGATGGAGCGGCGGCAAGCTCTCAGTTCAGGGTATGTGGAGAAAATTATCGCCAGTCTGGATGAAGTATGCAATCGGGCGGCAGCTAAAGGTCTGGATGTTCGTTTTGGCATTGAGACGAGATCCAGACCACAACAGATTCCTACCCTTGCCGAAGCCAAGACCATTATTACGGCCCTCAAAGGGGCACCGGTTGGTATCTGGTACGATACGGGTCATGCCATCATGATGGACCGAATGGGCCTTTATGACAGTGTGGGAGAAATGCAGGGGCTGATGGATGATATCGTAGGGGTGCATATTCATGAGACACTCGGTCTCTCTGATCACTGGTGCCCGTATGTTCACAGTAAGGATATGAACTTCTATGATGCCTATCTGCCGATGATCCGCCGGGCACAAGTGAAGGTGTATGAGTTGAAGTCTGCCTGTAAGGCAGAAGAGATTCACGAGAGTCATGACTTGCTTATGAAGAAGCTTGGAGTGACAGAGTAA
- a CDS encoding lipopolysaccharide assembly protein LapB encodes MKGKLVRAEGHLANIIPIHLDASFFFERAVRSLDRNHVDKALKYFRKAVEYEPENPVNHCNMAGILSEKGDYEASNAILANVLEVVDPSMTECYFYMANNYANMDRFEEAEQALVTYLEEDTQGQFMTEAEEMMELLYYELDRPTKLNRIKSRKGVVEHDQARELLEEGKFAQAAELLEGMSSDYPDYLAARNNLALAYYYMGLFSKAKETIAEVLEQEPGNLHALCNLAIFHQNENRADQVLLLIKKLRVIVPFQHEQVYKLATTMGILGQHDTAYVHFRRLLKDEETAADPALAHYAAVAAYNTERYDAAERLWHHVSKLDPGSEVSRYYLSGLEAVRQGEQEPEKLSYHYHLPFDEQFRQWENYGNGIPEEMKNDPLIRSSFFWALRHGDRSTKLQVIHALGMIGDYEVQQALQSFIEEPGEEQDLLEAAQAVLSGLESAEHEDRNTQVVRPFSPVALKSIGKVQSTSEQSDTGSTSHWQAVVDRALQMSEAKAELQQEMERLWTDYVSRVHPEVPGTKQIEGWAAGLEYLAAKNHSRPVTYQSIAERYGISASTVSKYAKQIHSVCNSNPPLV; translated from the coding sequence ATGAAGGGCAAGCTAGTGCGGGCTGAGGGACACCTTGCCAATATTATACCGATTCACTTGGATGCTTCTTTCTTTTTTGAAAGAGCTGTCCGCTCGCTGGACCGTAATCATGTTGACAAGGCATTAAAATATTTTCGCAAAGCTGTTGAATACGAACCGGAAAATCCGGTAAATCATTGTAATATGGCGGGTATATTATCGGAGAAGGGGGATTACGAAGCCTCCAATGCCATTCTGGCTAACGTGCTGGAAGTGGTAGATCCGTCGATGACGGAATGTTATTTCTATATGGCGAACAATTATGCAAATATGGATCGGTTTGAGGAAGCCGAGCAAGCACTTGTTACCTATCTGGAGGAGGACACCCAGGGTCAGTTCATGACGGAGGCCGAAGAGATGATGGAGCTTCTGTACTATGAGCTGGATCGTCCGACCAAACTGAATCGAATCAAATCACGCAAAGGTGTAGTGGAGCACGATCAGGCACGGGAACTATTGGAAGAAGGGAAATTTGCACAGGCTGCTGAATTGCTCGAAGGCATGTCTTCTGATTATCCTGATTACTTGGCTGCCCGTAACAATCTGGCACTCGCCTACTATTATATGGGTCTGTTTTCCAAAGCGAAAGAGACCATTGCCGAAGTGCTTGAACAGGAACCAGGTAATCTGCATGCACTCTGTAATCTGGCCATTTTCCATCAAAATGAGAACCGGGCTGATCAAGTGCTGCTTCTGATCAAAAAATTGCGGGTCATCGTGCCGTTCCAGCACGAACAAGTCTACAAACTGGCGACAACGATGGGAATACTGGGCCAACACGATACGGCTTATGTTCACTTCCGGCGTTTGCTCAAGGATGAAGAGACAGCTGCTGATCCGGCACTTGCTCATTATGCAGCAGTGGCGGCTTATAATACAGAACGTTATGATGCTGCTGAGCGTTTATGGCATCATGTATCCAAGCTTGATCCGGGTTCCGAAGTATCTCGGTACTATCTGTCAGGTCTTGAAGCTGTAAGACAAGGCGAGCAAGAGCCAGAGAAGCTAAGTTATCACTATCATCTGCCATTTGACGAGCAATTCAGACAGTGGGAAAACTATGGTAACGGCATTCCTGAAGAAATGAAGAATGATCCATTAATTCGTTCATCGTTCTTCTGGGCATTGCGGCATGGTGATCGGTCAACCAAGCTACAGGTTATTCATGCGCTTGGAATGATCGGTGATTATGAGGTGCAGCAGGCTCTGCAATCCTTTATTGAAGAGCCGGGAGAAGAACAGGATCTGCTTGAGGCAGCACAAGCTGTACTGAGCGGATTGGAATCCGCTGAACATGAGGATAGGAATACTCAGGTGGTTCGTCCCTTTTCTCCTGTTGCCTTGAAGTCCATTGGGAAGGTTCAATCCACATCAGAACAATCGGACACTGGCTCGACCTCCCATTGGCAGGCTGTTGTTGATCGTGCGTTACAGATGTCTGAAGCGAAGGCTGAGTTACAGCAAGAGATGGAACGGCTCTGGACGGATTATGTATCCCGGGTACATCCGGAGGTTCCGGGTACGAAGCAGATTGAGGGTTGGGCTGCAGGACTTGAATATTTAGCAGCGAAGAATCACAGTCGGCCCGTTACCTATCAAAGTATTGCTGAGCGGTATGGGATATCGGCATCAACGGTTAGCAAATATGCGAAACAGATTCATTCGGTGTGTAACAGCAATCCACCACTTGTATAG
- the trxB gene encoding thioredoxin-disulfide reductase gives MSKYRTIVIGTGPAGLTAAIYLARANLKPLVIEGLQPGGQLTTTTEVENFPGFPQGIMGPELMDNMRKQAERFGAEFKNGWVEEVDFSKPPFKVKVGGIGELEAESIIISTGASARYLGIPGEQENVGRGVSTCATCDGFFFRGKKIVVVGGGDSAMEEASFLTRFATDVTLVHRRDELRASKIMQDRARSNEKVKWALNRTPLEVVPEAMGVKGLKVRNNETGQEELLEADGVFVAIGHTPNTGFLGNAITLDEHGYVVVKPGTTETNIPGVFACGDVQDTKYRQAITAAGSGCMAAMDCEKFLEGSIVHDWSETLDK, from the coding sequence ATGTCTAAATACAGAACGATTGTGATCGGAACGGGACCTGCGGGTCTGACAGCAGCGATATATCTGGCTCGTGCTAATCTGAAACCACTGGTTATCGAAGGTCTTCAGCCGGGTGGTCAATTGACAACGACAACGGAAGTTGAGAATTTCCCCGGTTTCCCGCAAGGTATCATGGGTCCAGAACTTATGGATAACATGCGTAAGCAAGCTGAACGTTTTGGAGCGGAATTCAAAAACGGTTGGGTGGAAGAAGTGGATTTCAGCAAACCGCCCTTCAAGGTCAAAGTTGGAGGAATCGGTGAACTGGAAGCTGAATCGATCATTATCTCCACAGGTGCATCCGCTCGTTATCTCGGTATTCCGGGTGAACAGGAAAATGTGGGACGTGGTGTAAGTACATGCGCGACATGTGACGGCTTCTTCTTCCGAGGCAAAAAGATCGTAGTTGTGGGCGGTGGTGACTCCGCCATGGAGGAAGCGAGCTTCCTGACTCGTTTTGCAACAGACGTTACATTAGTTCACCGCCGGGATGAATTGCGTGCATCCAAGATTATGCAGGATCGGGCTCGCAGCAATGAGAAGGTGAAGTGGGCGCTGAACCGCACTCCCCTCGAGGTCGTACCTGAAGCTATGGGTGTCAAAGGCCTGAAGGTACGCAACAACGAGACGGGGCAGGAAGAGTTGCTTGAAGCAGATGGCGTATTCGTTGCCATTGGTCACACACCAAATACCGGATTTTTGGGTAATGCGATCACACTGGACGAACATGGCTATGTTGTGGTTAAACCAGGAACGACGGAGACCAATATACCGGGTGTATTTGCCTGTGGTGATGTTCAGGATACGAAGTATCGTCAAGCTATTACGGCTGCAGGATCCGGTTGTATGGCCGCGATGGATTGTGAGAAGTTCCTTGAAGGAAGCATTGTCCATGATTGGAGCGAAACGTTGGATAAATAA
- a CDS encoding AI-2E family transporter: MIKDWLQNATVRRFLILLLFCLVLFSMGSMLHMILLLFLVTYVMNRLQHFITGGLNRLFPINYKVVVILLYMIVIAVIVLGISRYSPRIVDQVVQLTNEIMKFLDSADGDNFASKIAGYLQSFDIKNYTNDALKYIFALSKWLEFILLVIILSLFFLLQKQEISKFTSKFKTSKIGWFYNEVAYLGDKFVSSFGKVIEAQLLIAVFNTVLTILGLWILGFPYLFALTILVFLLSLVPVAGVIISLVPLCLIGYQMGGLKLSIIVIIMIIVIHALETYFLNPKLMAHKTKLPMFYTFIVLILSQHFLGIWGLIIGIPIFVFLLDILDVNKMEKTEEPVRLETKL, encoded by the coding sequence ATGATAAAAGATTGGCTACAGAATGCGACAGTGAGACGATTTTTGATCCTGCTCTTGTTCTGTTTAGTTTTGTTCAGTATGGGGAGTATGCTGCACATGATTCTGCTGTTGTTCCTGGTGACGTATGTCATGAACAGGTTACAGCATTTCATTACAGGTGGTTTGAATCGGTTGTTTCCGATCAATTATAAAGTTGTGGTCATCCTGCTCTATATGATTGTTATCGCAGTAATTGTACTTGGCATTTCCAGATATTCACCGCGGATCGTGGATCAGGTCGTTCAGTTAACGAACGAGATTATGAAATTTCTGGATAGTGCAGACGGTGATAATTTTGCATCCAAAATTGCGGGTTATCTTCAATCCTTCGATATTAAAAATTACACCAATGATGCATTGAAATATATTTTCGCTTTGAGCAAATGGCTGGAGTTTATTCTGCTCGTTATCATTCTGAGTTTGTTCTTCTTGTTGCAGAAGCAGGAGATATCCAAGTTTACGTCCAAGTTCAAAACAAGTAAAATTGGATGGTTCTATAATGAAGTAGCTTATCTGGGAGACAAATTCGTATCTTCTTTTGGTAAAGTCATTGAGGCACAGCTTCTGATTGCGGTGTTCAATACAGTGCTGACGATCTTGGGTTTATGGATTCTGGGTTTCCCATATCTGTTCGCTCTGACCATTCTGGTGTTCCTGCTCAGTCTGGTGCCCGTGGCGGGGGTTATCATCTCACTGGTACCACTCTGTCTGATTGGGTATCAGATGGGTGGACTGAAATTAAGTATTATTGTGATCATCATGATTATTGTAATTCATGCCTTGGAGACGTATTTCCTGAATCCAAAACTGATGGCACATAAGACCAAACTGCCGATGTTCTACACCTTTATCGTACTGATTCTGTCGCAACACTTCCTGGGGATCTGGGGGCTGATCATTGGTATTCCGATTTTCGTCTTCCTGCTTGATATTCTGGATGTGAATAAGATGGAGAAAACAGAAGAGCCGGTACGTTTGGAAACGAAGTTGTGA
- a CDS encoding ROK family glucokinase, translating into MSEKIYVGVDLGGTAIKVGICDEHGQLMHTYEGPTEVDKGVDTVIANIEKYVRHIVAESPYSWEQLEGVGAGVAGFTNVREGIIVHAPNIGFRNVAIRSILEERLGKPIKIDNDANVAALGEVWAGAGKGVDNCVCYTLGTGVGGGLILNGNIYQGFSGMAGELGHISVVPDLEAIKCGCGKMGCVETVSSATGIIRMAKDAVERGDHTSLALVDKIAAKEVFDAAKAGDEVAQRIVNRAAFYLGKSMATVAAVINPEMFIIGGGVSKAGNFLFDEIRTVFAKLTPEPLQDGVQILEATLGNNAGIVGAAGLLLRS; encoded by the coding sequence ATGTCTGAGAAAATCTACGTTGGGGTCGATCTCGGCGGAACAGCAATCAAAGTCGGTATATGCGATGAACATGGTCAGCTAATGCATACGTATGAAGGACCGACTGAAGTGGATAAGGGCGTAGACACGGTCATCGCCAACATCGAGAAGTATGTCCGACATATCGTAGCCGAATCACCTTACAGTTGGGAACAGCTTGAGGGTGTAGGCGCTGGAGTGGCCGGTTTCACGAATGTACGCGAGGGAATTATCGTTCATGCCCCTAACATCGGATTTCGGAATGTGGCCATTCGTTCGATTCTGGAAGAACGTCTGGGCAAGCCAATCAAAATAGATAACGATGCAAACGTGGCTGCACTGGGTGAAGTATGGGCAGGTGCCGGCAAAGGCGTAGACAATTGCGTATGTTATACGCTCGGTACTGGCGTTGGCGGAGGCTTGATCTTGAATGGGAACATCTATCAAGGCTTCTCGGGTATGGCGGGAGAGCTGGGTCATATTAGTGTTGTACCTGATCTGGAGGCCATCAAGTGCGGCTGTGGTAAAATGGGGTGTGTAGAAACTGTATCGTCTGCAACGGGTATTATTCGTATGGCGAAGGATGCGGTAGAACGCGGTGATCATACGTCACTGGCACTCGTCGACAAGATTGCAGCCAAAGAAGTATTCGATGCTGCCAAGGCAGGCGATGAAGTGGCACAGCGTATTGTAAACCGTGCGGCCTTTTACCTGGGCAAGTCCATGGCTACTGTAGCGGCTGTCATTAACCCAGAGATGTTCATCATTGGTGGTGGCGTATCCAAAGCGGGCAATTTCTTGTTCGATGAAATACGTACCGTATTTGCCAAGCTGACACCGGAACCGTTGCAAGATGGGGTTCAGATTCTGGAAGCTACACTTGGTAATAATGCAGGTATTGTGGGTGCGGCAGGTCTTCTCTTGCGTTCCTAG
- the rapZ gene encoding RNase adapter RapZ, whose protein sequence is MLEGEGSPGTGATLIIITGMSGAGKTIAVQSLEDLGFFCVDNLPPVLIPKFAELIEQSNGKIGKVALVIDLRGREFFTALSESLNYIKDHFTIHCEILFLDATDSVLVQRYKESRRRHPLAPEGMPLDGIRLERKMLEELKNSATQVLNTSTMKPAQLKERIISRFSHLESQMLSVNITSFGFKYGIPIDADLVFDVRFLPNPHYIDHLRPNTGQNSDVYEYVMKWPETQAFLTKLLDMLHFLIPQYRKEGKSQVIIGIGCTGGKHRSVAISEYLGKMLGSSETEAVTVSHRDADRDRH, encoded by the coding sequence ATGCTTGAAGGTGAAGGCTCACCAGGCACAGGCGCCACGCTCATTATCATTACGGGCATGTCGGGGGCAGGTAAAACCATTGCAGTACAAAGCCTGGAGGATCTGGGTTTCTTCTGTGTGGATAATCTGCCACCGGTATTGATTCCAAAATTTGCGGAACTAATTGAACAGTCAAACGGCAAGATTGGTAAGGTTGCATTGGTTATCGATCTGCGCGGGCGTGAATTCTTTACGGCTCTGTCCGAGTCTTTGAACTATATTAAAGATCATTTTACCATTCATTGCGAAATTTTATTCCTGGATGCTACAGATTCTGTACTTGTTCAGCGTTACAAAGAAAGCAGGCGCAGACATCCTCTGGCTCCTGAGGGCATGCCGCTGGACGGCATCCGACTGGAACGCAAGATGTTGGAGGAACTCAAAAACTCCGCTACTCAGGTACTGAATACAAGTACAATGAAGCCTGCCCAACTGAAAGAACGCATCATTTCCCGCTTCTCTCATCTGGAAAGCCAAATGCTGTCAGTGAATATTACGTCGTTCGGATTCAAATATGGCATTCCAATTGATGCTGATCTGGTGTTTGATGTACGTTTTTTACCGAATCCGCATTATATTGATCATTTACGACCGAATACGGGACAGAATAGTGATGTGTACGAATATGTTATGAAGTGGCCAGAGACACAGGCGTTTCTGACCAAGCTGCTGGATATGCTGCATTTCCTGATTCCGCAATACCGGAAGGAAGGCAAAAGCCAGGTTATTATTGGAATCGGCTGTACCGGAGGCAAGCATCGTTCGGTAGCAATATCGGAATATTTGGGCAAGATGTTGGGAAGCAGCGAGACAGAAGCTGTCACCGTAAGCCATCGCGACGCTGACCGGGACCGTCATTGA